The Candidatus Hepatincola sp. Av genome contains the following window.
TTAAACCTTTAGATCGTAAGGAAATAATCCAAGTTTTAGAATATAATAATATTAGTTTTCCTAAAGAAGGGCAAGATATTCTAAACTTAGCAGAAGGATCCTCAGCTAAAGCCTTATGGTATTTACAAGCAGATAATTTGAATTTTTATAAAAGTTTACAAGAGGTAATCCTTAATAATAACAAAGCAGGAGTTATTAGTTTTACTAAAGAATTCCAAAATATATTAACTGATGAAATAGGAATTTTTTTTAATTTATTAGATTTCTTAATTCTTAAACATATTAAACAGTATAAATTCCAAGAAATTTATGAGTTTCACCAAAATTTATCTAGTAATTATTATAATGTAAAAGTATTTAATTTAGATAAAATAGCTGCAGTTAGTAACTTACTATTTAAACTTCAAAATATAAAAGTATAATTAGATTAGTTCTAGCTAATGAGTTACTATTATTTCTTAATTAAAGTTAAGCTAATACAATCAGATATTTCTATTAAAAATAGTTTTGCAAATTTATTATATTGCAATTAATCTTGCTAATATAACATTTAGTACAAGTAACATAATTTTAATAGTTGTAGGTTTTATGCCACGTAATAAAAAAATTTTTCCCATTGATGATATTAAACTAACTTCTATTTATGAGGATATCCCAAGCAATTATAACTATTTACCCTTAAATTCTACTAAAATTCAGGCAGTTTATGGATCTTCTTTACTATTACCACCTTTAAACAGTGATAGACCATTAATAGTATCATCTTTTGTAGAATCTATTGATGGAAAAATTACTTATAAAAATTCAAATGGAGGAACTTTAATTGCTAACAGTAATTTTAAAGATAAAAAAGGTGGGTTAGCAGATTTCTGGTTAATGAATATGCTAAGGGCAGTATCCGATGCTGTAGTTATTGGTAGTAGTATGTTACATGAATGTATAGATTCTGTGGCTTATATTTATGATAACGACCTAGAAAAAGACCGCCTTATAAATAATAAACCAGCAATGCCAATGAATATTCTACCAACTTTAACAGGGCATAGCATAGATTATAATAATAAGATTTTTCAACAAGAAGATTTATCTTTATTAATTGTTAGTACTAAACAAGGTATTAAGCATGTTAAAAAACATTTACTTTGCCCTTATATAGAAATTATTGTAGATGATTTGCATCACCTAAATTATACTGTAACAAACACCATAGGTAAGGTTTTAATAGTAGGGGTAGGAGAAAAATTAATAGATAATCATCTATTCTTAAAAATCTTAAAAAAAATGGGAATTAATTTAATCTCAGTAGAAGCCTCATATTATTTTCATAATTTACTACAAGATAAGTTAGTAGATGAAATCTTTTTAAATTATTCTGGTATTTACTTAGGTGGGGAACATATAAGTATTGCTGAAAAAGCTAAAGGTTTTTCAGTTGATAACCACCCTCATTGTAGAATTTTAAGCCTAAAAATGCACTCACCATATTTTATTTATACTCGGCAAAAGTTTGAATATAATTAACTTAACTTTCTAAAAAATTATGTAGTATTTATATTTTTTTTCTTAATGTAAGGTTATAAATACTAACTGGCATCATGAATATATCTTCCATAAGTTTTGTATAAGGAACTAGAGCTAAAAATAAAAAACCTAATACTAAATGGATTAATGTTATAAAATTTAGGTTTAATAAGTAGGTATAAGAATTCATATCTAAAGAGAGCAAACTATCATAATAATGGGATAGCATAGTTGATGTGGCTTTTTTATCTAATTCATCATTAATAAACATAATACCTATATACCCAACAAAAATATGAATAACTACCAATATTAGCAATAAGTTATTATATATATTACCAATAATTTTTATACTGTTCTTTATTCTATTATAAACTACCTTATATGTTAATATTGTTAAAAATATAGCAATCACAATACCTTGTATTAAAGTTGTTATATTATTTAAGTTATTGCCAGAAATACCAAATAGAATAAAAGTACATTTTATTAACACATACCCTAAAAAATGTAACAAGATTAAGTATAAAATGTATTTTATAGAATTACTTTTATGGTTGTAGGTATATAATTTACTATTCGGGCTATTATTTTTATTAATATATTTTTTGTAGATCATAATTAATTTCTGTAATAGCCCAAATAAGCAAAGGGCAATACACATATAAGGTAAGAGTATAAATAAAGCAAAGTACATTTAAAAATTTATTCTGTTTTATGATAGTTGTTTATTAAGGTGTTATGATTAATTTTACTTTATATTATTCTTTTAGCATATGTGTATCTTCAGCAATCTTTTTAGCCCTTGTAACTATGATATTGCTATGTTTTTCATCAAAAACCTCATTAGCACTAGCTTGAAATTCTTCTAACCATGCATTCATAAGGCCTATAGAAATATTAGTATGGTGAGCATGCCTTTCACTTTCACGTTTATCTTTAATTTTCTTAATATAAATATCTTGCCATAGGCTGGCTACTTTTTTTATGTGAGCTTCCTTGTTAGTTATAACTCTTGTAAATATAGTAGCTAGCTCTTTATGTTCGGAGTTTAAAAGTTTATCAACAAAACGTGCTGACATATCATATAAGTTTTCATTGGTGAAATTATTGTACTTTTGATTAATATAACCTTGATTCATATTTATTCTCCTTCTTATAAATCATACTAAAACAGTATGATTTTATTTTAAACCTAGAGAGTATCTTAGTCAACCTTTGTTTTACAAAAGAAGGAGGAGATTTTATTAAAGTAAATACTTCTATAAATAAAGTATTTACTTTAATAGTGATATCATTGATTAGATTAACCAAAACAAATATAGGAGTTTACTACAATGGTTTCATTTAGTGATTTTAATAGGCTATAGAATACCTTAAATCATATTTTATGTGAACACTTTAGTAACCAGCACACTAAAGCGGTACAAGAATATATTGTCGCTTCAAGATCAACAAAATTACTATTTCAGATTTACAACACATGAAGCCAGAAATGAATGAAGATTGGTATAATTAATTTATTAGGAAGTAATATATAAACTAATTAATCTATTAATTTATTTATCAATTATAAGTGAGTAAATTAAACCATAACTACTAGGCAATCTTTTCCCTTATTATGGAGGACTTTACAAGTTTGATTAGCCTGACTTTTAGTTAACTTACCAAAACGAGCCACATAATAGCTATTCTTTTTATTTACTAGAACATTTTTCTTAGCTAAATGTAGTTTATTAGTGCCTTTAATTAATAAGGTATTATAAGCTGTACTTAAAGCACTATGGTAAGAAGAGAAAGCTCCAACTTGAACTTGATATCTACCTTTTTGATGATATGTATGTTTTCTAGAAGAACTCTTCACATAAGGTGAAATAGCTACTTTATCACTGTTAGTAAGTTTAATAACTTGTGAAACTTTTTCAATGGCGTATAAGTTATTAGAATCGTAGTTAATAGTACTAATTTCCTGATTAGGAGTTTTAGTATGGCTTACGTAAGCTAAACTTTCCCCATTAGTATTTTTTAAGAAAGTTGGTTTTACTGCATATGGTACCGAAAACTTACGGTTGTTATAAGCTAAAATTAAAGATTGATCAATTAAGGTTTTCATATATTCATCACGACTCTGATGAGATCTAAAACCCATAACCACAGCAATGATTCTAGTATTATCATTTTGGGCTGAAGAAACTAAATTAAAACCAGACTTTCTAGTATAACCAGTTTTAATACCATCTACCCCGTGATATTCTAAAAGATGATCGGTACTAGAATAAGTACGGCGTTTCCAGCTAAAAGAAGGTACCGAGAATAATGAATAATAAGAGTTATAATGAATCATTAAAGCTCTTGCTAATTTTGCCATATCATAAGCGGTAGTATACTGATTATTATTATGTAAACCATTAGCATTTACATAATGAGTATTAGCTAACCCTAATTGAACTGCTTTAGTATTCATGTCTTTAATGAATTTTTTGTAATTACCATGTTCTACATGTTCTGCAATGGCATAAGCCATATCATTAGCAGATTTTACAATAACAGCTACGATAGCATCTTTAACCATAATAGTACTTCCTGCAGGTAAGCCTAATTTAGTAGGCTCTTGCCTAGCAGCAGCACGAGAAACTTTAATTTTATCGGTGAATTTAATTTCACCTTTATCTATTTTTTCAAAGAGAATATATAAGGTCATTAGTTTAGTTAAAGAGGCGGGATACATTTTTTGATCTTTATTTTTATCTACAAGAATCTGCCCACTATTATAGTCTATTACTACATTAGTATTGTTAGAATCGCTATCTGGAAAATTAAAAGCATAGCCCTTAGTTACACAAAAAATACAGCTTAAAACAACAATAATTTTGCTAATTTTCATAACTCATATAACTCTAATTGATATACTATATAATAAACAAAATTACATTTTTAAGCAATTAAAAAATAGAAAAAATTTTTATTAAAATTAAAAAAAAAGATAAATTAAGGTTTAATTTACCTTTGATATATTACTCTTATAATAAGAAAAAAAGTACCTCTATACTATAAAATATAGAGGTTAGTTTGGGATAATCGCTAGGTTTGACAAACCTAGCTACAGCCTGTAGTAGAACCACAGGTTGTGCAGAGGAGGCATACTCCATTCCTAATAAGTGTCATGTTCTGGCACTCAGGGCATGTTTCGCCTTCATATCCATTTTTTAAGTTAATATTACTAATGGTAGGATTAACAGTTTTACCACTAGTATTCAGATTGCTACCATTCATAGTATTTAAGCTATTATTGGTAGTAATTTTTGTAGTTTCTGGTTTTAAAGAGTGATTCTTTTCTATTTCACCTTCCCCTTTAAGTTGCTCATAATGATTATTTAAAGATACTACTTGGCTACGATTATTAATTTTTTTAGTTGGTTGCCTTGCTTCTACATGGGCTAAGTCATCTCTTCCTAAATAATTAATGGCTAAATCTCTAAAAATGTAATCTACAATAGAAGATGCCATTTTTATACGTTCATGCCCTGCAACTAAACCTGATGGTTCAAACTTAGTAAATACAAAAGCATCAACAAATTCTTCTAAAGGAACTCCGTATTGCAAGCCAATAGAAATAGCAATAGCAAAACAGTTTAACATGCTTTTAAAGGCTACACCTTCTTTGTAAACATCTAAGAAAATTTCAGATAACCTACCGTCTTCATATTCTCCTGTGTGAATATAAACTTTTTGGTTAGAGATTTTGGCTTTTTGGTTATAACCAAAACGTTTATTATTTGGTCTTTCCCGTAAAGATTTATAATGCTTAGTTTGGTTATTAGATAAAAATTTATTGGCAGACAGTTCAGCTAATTTTAAAATGTTTTTAGAATTATTAAAATGTTTTGATTCCCCAAAGGCATCTGTATCATCAGACATAATTTTAGTTACTATATCTTCATTATCTATAATCCCATTAAAGAGTGTAGATTGTAATGGTTGAGCAATTTTTGAACCATCACGGTATAAGGCATTAGCTTTAATTCCCAATTTCCAAGAAAGTAAATACGCATTAGCACAATCTTGAATTGTAGATGTTGTTGGCATATTAATAGTTTTAGAAATACCTCCTGAAACAAAAGATTGAGCCGCAGCTAACATTTTAATATGGCTAATGTAAGATAAAGCTCTAGTACCAAAGTCGCCACAAATGTTAGCGCAGTCAAAAATTGGTAAATGTTCTTCTTTTAAATGAGGAGCCCCTTCAATGGTCATAGCTCCAACTACATATTTATTAGCCTCTAATATTTCTTCAGGAGTAAAACCA
Protein-coding sequences here:
- a CDS encoding pyrimidine reductase, whose translation is MQIYYIAINLANITFSTSNIILIVVGFMPRNKKIFPIDDIKLTSIYEDIPSNYNYLPLNSTKIQAVYGSSLLLPPLNSDRPLIVSSFVESIDGKITYKNSNGGTLIANSNFKDKKGGLADFWLMNMLRAVSDAVVIGSSMLHECIDSVAYIYDNDLEKDRLINNKPAMPMNILPTLTGHSIDYNNKIFQQEDLSLLIVSTKQGIKHVKKHLLCPYIEIIVDDLHHLNYTVTNTIGKVLIVGVGEKLIDNHLFLKILKKMGINLISVEASYYFHNLLQDKLVDEIFLNYSGIYLGGEHISIAEKAKGFSVDNHPHCRILSLKMHSPYFIYTRQKFEYN
- the ctb gene encoding Group 3 hemoglobin ctb, coding for MNQGYINQKYNNFTNENLYDMSARFVDKLLNSEHKELATIFTRVITNKEAHIKKVASLWQDIYIKKIKDKRESERHAHHTNISIGLMNAWLEEFQASANEVFDEKHSNIIVTRAKKIAEDTHMLKE
- a CDS encoding D-alanyl-D-alanine carboxypeptidase, with protein sequence MKISKIIVVLSCIFCVTKGYAFNFPDSDSNNTNVVIDYNSGQILVDKNKDQKMYPASLTKLMTLYILFEKIDKGEIKFTDKIKVSRAAARQEPTKLGLPAGSTIMVKDAIVAVIVKSANDMAYAIAEHVEHGNYKKFIKDMNTKAVQLGLANTHYVNANGLHNNNQYTTAYDMAKLARALMIHYNSYYSLFSVPSFSWKRRTYSSTDHLLEYHGVDGIKTGYTRKSGFNLVSSAQNDNTRIIAVVMGFRSHQSRDEYMKTLIDQSLILAYNNRKFSVPYAVKPTFLKNTNGESLAYVSHTKTPNQEISTINYDSNNLYAIEKVSQVIKLTNSDKVAISPYVKSSSRKHTYHQKGRYQVQVGAFSSYHSALSTAYNTLLIKGTNKLHLAKKNVLVNKKNSYYVARFGKLTKSQANQTCKVLHNKGKDCLVVMV
- a CDS encoding respiratory nitrate reductase gamma subunit, which translates into the protein MYFALFILLPYMCIALCLFGLLQKLIMIYKKYINKNNSPNSKLYTYNHKSNSIKYILYLILLHFLGYVLIKCTFILFGISGNNLNNITTLIQGIVIAIFLTILTYKVVYNRIKNSIKIIGNIYNNLLLILVVIHIFVGYIGIMFINDELDKKATSTMLSHYYDSLLSLDMNSYTYLLNLNFITLIHLVLGFLFLALVPYTKLMEDIFMMPVSIYNLTLRKKI